The sequence CCACCTTTTTCGAGAATCTCGTACTGGAGGCCAGAGTCTGTGGTGACTACGCCTTCCTTCTTGCCGTTTTCCTCGAGGAATTTCTTTTCCTTCTCAAGGTTGTCTGAGGCGATCTTTTCTTCACGCTTCATGATGGACTCCTGGAGTCCACGCATAGCAGCTTGGAATTGTTCAGGAGTGTATTCAGCGTCATCACCACTCAGGGCTGCGAGAAATCCTTTGAGGAAAGCTTCCTTGTCGACGTCGGTAGGGTTGATGCCTGCACCAGCAAGCTGCATGGCGTTCTGGTAGCCGAGGCCGTAGGAGGAGATGCCAGTGACTTCTTCAGGCTTGAGTGCTGGAGCTTCTTCTTCAGCAGGCGCTTCCGCTTTTGTAGGAGCCTTTTCAGCAGGGGCTGCTTTGTCTGCTGCCTTCGCTTCATCTTGGGCGAATGCTGTGGAAGTAATGGCCAAGCCGAGGGCGGCGATACTGATGTGTTTTTTCATGATTGTTCTTATGGTTGACGAAAAGTTAGGAGTCTTGTGGCGTGCTGTCGAGGGATAGTCCTGACTTATGGCACAGATTTCTATGATTACGAGCGGCACCTAGAGGGTATATTGTTTCTTTGGTTTTGGGATGATGCACTCGGTCTGCGGCAGCCGGGCTGCGATTTGCTGCTGGAACCACTCGCTGGCGGGCTTGTCGCCGTGTACGAGAAAGACCTGTTTCGGGTTCACCCGGATGATGTAGTCGAGAATCGAATCGCGGGTGGCGTGGCCTGAGAAATCAAAAACTTCTACCGGGCAGTCCAGTACGACAGGGTCGTTTTCGGGGTTCAGGCGGACGATGTCCCCACGGCGTGTCTGGCGGATCTTACCGGCAGGGGATTCCGGGTCTGCGTAGCCCACGAAGAGGAGGGAGTTCTTTGGGTTGTTGATAAAGAACTGGGCGAAATTGTTGGAGATGGTCTTTTCCGTCATCATGCCGCTGGAGAGTGCGAAGATGGCGCCCGGGCGGTAGGAGATCGGTGTCTTCTTGCCTTTGCTGCCGGTCTGGACTTCCATGTCCTCCAGGATCTTGAAGTCGGGGATCTTACGGGCAGTGGTGGAGGCAAACTCGTCAAAGACCACGGTCATCTTGGTGCTGAGGCCGCCAATGTAGATCGGGGTTTGCTCAGGGATGCGACCATCCAGCTTGAACTTGTAAAGCATGGTGAGCACCTCCTGGGTTTTGCCCATGGCAAATACCGGGATGAGTGCGGAGCCTCCACGCTCAAGAGTGTCCAGAATGGCCTCACAGAGTTTGTCCTCTTCAGACTCACGAGTGTAGGACTCGCAGCGTGGGCTGGCGCCACGTGTGGTTTCAATGATCAGAGTGTCGATGTTGTCCTCCGGGAACTTGGCGCCGGTGATGAGAGTCTGGTCCTCAAACTGGATGTCTCCAGTATAGAAGATGCGCTTGCCCTGAGATTCGATCATCACTCCGGCTGAGCCAAGAATGTGTCCGGCATCATAGAGGGTAGCGGAGGTGTGCAGCGTTAGATCATGAGTTTGCTCGACTTCCAGATGCTTCCAGCGTCCTACCAGGCGGTCGAGTTCGCGGTGGCCGTAGAGTGGGTAGTCGGTGATCCCCAGTTCGGTGCGTTTGATTTGCATCACATTGACCGAGTTGTGCAGCAGGGCGCTGGCTAGGCCTGCCGTGGCAGCCGTCATATATACTGGCGCTTCGGGTTGATCACGCATCAGCACGGGGATGGTGCCAGCGTGGTCGAGGTGGGAATGTGTCAGGAAAATGGCATCTACGCTGTTGTAGGGAACCTCATTCAGGCAGGGTATGGCCTCCTGGCCCTCTTCCTTGGGGTGCATTCCGCTATCGAGCACGATGCGGCAGTCCCCGGTATCTAGTAGATAGGAGTTGGCGCCGATTTCATTGTCTCGTGCTAGATTTTGAAAAAACATGGTATTCAGTCTTGGGATGCTAGATTCCGTTATCCAAGGGGGGCATTTGCCTTAGCTAAGGCCTTGGGACGCCCGCGGAGTCTCTCTGAGATTCGGGGCAAAGGCGAGGTGATTTTCTGCCAGAAGGTGACAGGGGGGCCATAAAGACTCTTCTTATGTTGTCAAATTGTAAATTTTTGATAGAAATAATGAATGGCTAAAATTAAAATTATACTCGGTGCTGTCGGTATGGCGGCGTTGTTCGGGATGAGCTCATGCTCACACCCGTGCCATCCATGTCATCAGTCTGCAAAAGGTTGCGATGTATGGCCTAAAATCCAGAGCCACGCACAGTGGGGTCACGTACAGAAGTATTGCTGCCCTCCACCAAAGCCTTGTACCTGCAGCCATGTGCCAGTCGAAGCGACCAAATAAATACATACAAATACGTATTCTATAGAACCAAATACCCCTGGTTTGACCAGCACGGTCTAAATGGTGGAACCCCTTTATCTGTTAAGATTAGGGGTTTCTTTCTTTTTGGGTAAAAAGTTCGGGAGCAGACCGTGCCCGGACTGCCCCCGCTGAAGCAAGGTGGAGCTATGGCTAGTTCTGCAGCAAGCGCTTGAGCGCTTCCTCGACACTTTTGCGGGTGAGTGCATAGCTGGCGGTACGGTCGTAGCGGGCGATGTTGATACCGACCATTTTGCCCTCTCGGTTGTAGAGTGGACCACCGCAATCTGTGGCCCAGATCAGGGCGTCGTGGGTCAGGCACTCTGGGAAGTTCATGCGGCGTGTGCTTAGTTTGCCGCCCTTGGCGGAGATTTTCTGAGCGGTGGAGCTTGTGGCATTCATGGCGAAAAGTTCGCTGCCGCTGGCGTCTTCCAGAGTAGCAGAAATGATGAGAGTTTTCTCCTCCCTAAGGACGATCAGCTCGACTTTGTCTCCGGGAATGAATTTGCCAACCTGTTCGGACAAGGCTTCGATATTGGCTACGGCAACCCCCTGGATGTGGGTGATGATGTCACCTTTTTTGATGCCAGCAGCTCCGGCGGGCAGGTGTTCGTCAGCTTCCTCGATGAGAACTCCCTTGTCGCTTTCATTGGTGGGGTGGGCCTTGATGCCAAGAACAGCCTTGTTTCCATTGCCGGCTCCGATGAGTTTCTCTGGAATGAGGCGAGGACGGTTGCCAATCACGCCAAGGGTGGATTTGTCTGCTCCCGGGCTAACAACCAGCTGCCCCAGATTAGAGGTGTTCTCAGTCCAAGTCGGAAGAGTGAGTTCTTGGTCTATTTTGAGTAGTGCCAAGTCGCTGGTTTCATCCTTGCCCATGACTTTAGCGGCAATCTTTTGGCCTTTTACGAGCAAGTGCACTTCTGCCTTGTCGCCGAGTTCACTGGCTTTGGTAAGTAGGAGACCTTCTTTACGAATGGGGGTCGCCAGGCAGACCTGAGCATCATCCAGATAAACGGGAATGGCTTCCGGGGTCTTGGGGAAACTCTCGGAGATATCAGCAGCGCTGTCACCGAATTGGCCGGCAAGCTTGTCATAGTCGACCTTGTTGCTTTTCACCTGTTCGTCTTTGAGGAAGCCGAGTTCCTGGAGTTTGGCCAGGCCTTCGGGGCTGAGTTCTATTTTGAGCTCTCCCGTCTTTGGGTTGTAGTGGGAGTGATCCATCATGATGGCCAGAGCTTCATCGGTGAGCTTGCCATCGTATTTTTTCTGCAGGGCTTGCTTGATCACCTCATCCTGCTTGGCTTTCTTTTGTTTGGCCAAGGGGTCGAAACCAAGTTTCTTGAGACGTTCGAGATGTTCTTTCGTGAGGGGGAGATTGAGTTGCTTCTTCTCTGGGTTGTACTTGGCCACGGAGATCATCAGGTCCAGGGCTTCAGCCGGGATGTCCTGTCCCTTGTATTGCTGTTTGAGCAGCTTTTCGATGGTCTGTTCCTCCTCGGTTCTCGGAGTTGCCGGCTGCTCGTTTGCCTGCTCCTTGTTTTTTTGATTCAGTTCTTCCAGTTGCTTGTTTTGCTCTTCGGTGATCAGGCCGAGTTTGACGAGGTCATGACCGGCTGCGGTGATCTCCTTGAGGACTGAAGGCGTGATCTGAATGTTCATCGCTCCTGTTTTGGCATTGAGAGCGGAGTTCTTCAGGATGATGTCGATGACCTCTTGAGGGAAATCTTCTCCGTATTGCTTGCGTAGGAGTTCGGAGGTCTGTTCTTTCTGTTCCTCGCTGAGTGTGCTTTTCTTCGCTTTCTTTTGGGCT is a genomic window of Rubritalea squalenifaciens DSM 18772 containing:
- a CDS encoding FKBP-type peptidyl-prolyl cis-trans isomerase, with the protein product MKKHISIAALGLAITSTAFAQDEAKAADKAAPAEKAPTKAEAPAEEEAPALKPEEVTGISSYGLGYQNAMQLAGAGINPTDVDKEAFLKGFLAALSGDDAEYTPEQFQAAMRGLQESIMKREEKIASDNLEKEKKFLEENGKKEGVVTTDSGLQYEILEKGGDKKYEAPADLPNGMDMQTQFHVSYRGTLIDGTEFDKSPEGEAIPFSLQVVPGFAEALKMMPVGAKWKLYIPSKLGYGERRNGPVLAPNSTLIFEVELKDISKRELPKGLPGGFPGGLPQGHPPAGGR
- a CDS encoding MBL fold metallo-hydrolase; the protein is MFFQNLARDNEIGANSYLLDTGDCRIVLDSGMHPKEEGQEAIPCLNEVPYNSVDAIFLTHSHLDHAGTIPVLMRDQPEAPVYMTAATAGLASALLHNSVNVMQIKRTELGITDYPLYGHRELDRLVGRWKHLEVEQTHDLTLHTSATLYDAGHILGSAGVMIESQGKRIFYTGDIQFEDQTLITGAKFPEDNIDTLIIETTRGASPRCESYTRESEEDKLCEAILDTLERGGSALIPVFAMGKTQEVLTMLYKFKLDGRIPEQTPIYIGGLSTKMTVVFDEFASTTARKIPDFKILEDMEVQTGSKGKKTPISYRPGAIFALSSGMMTEKTISNNFAQFFINNPKNSLLFVGYADPESPAGKIRQTRRGDIVRLNPENDPVVLDCPVEVFDFSGHATRDSILDYIIRVNPKQVFLVHGDKPASEWFQQQIAARLPQTECIIPKPKKQYTL
- a CDS encoding trypsin-like peptidase domain-containing protein; this translates as MKTLLSPHYLTICALTLGNFSAFTKDATQHFDLKSLEAATASIADPCREATVGMSIGNAQGTGVIIDPKGLILTAHHCVDYEGREFEVILSDGNRAKAIAVYSDKASDTALALILDPAPEGGWPHRPLRPVDSLGDLKDGDWCVAYGNGGGLQLNRPAPMRLGRVLGLHEWQGVKQFITDNTVVSGDSGGPLFDIEGRVAGITSNVSPKSALANHHARLSIIMDMWGDTIRGEKALPEVDALRELGKKNALEAQKKAKKSTLSEEQKEQTSELLRKQYGEDFPQEVIDIILKNSALNAKTGAMNIQITPSVLKEITAAGHDLVKLGLITEEQNKQLEELNQKNKEQANEQPATPRTEEEQTIEKLLKQQYKGQDIPAEALDLMISVAKYNPEKKQLNLPLTKEHLERLKKLGFDPLAKQKKAKQDEVIKQALQKKYDGKLTDEALAIMMDHSHYNPKTGELKIELSPEGLAKLQELGFLKDEQVKSNKVDYDKLAGQFGDSAADISESFPKTPEAIPVYLDDAQVCLATPIRKEGLLLTKASELGDKAEVHLLVKGQKIAAKVMGKDETSDLALLKIDQELTLPTWTENTSNLGQLVVSPGADKSTLGVIGNRPRLIPEKLIGAGNGNKAVLGIKAHPTNESDKGVLIEEADEHLPAGAAGIKKGDIITHIQGVAVANIEALSEQVGKFIPGDKVELIVLREEKTLIISATLEDASGSELFAMNATSSTAQKISAKGGKLSTRRMNFPECLTHDALIWATDCGGPLYNREGKMVGINIARYDRTASYALTRKSVEEALKRLLQN